The window AGGAAGCTACAGCTGGATGGAAGGAATCACTTCTGTAAAAGATGACGGTGATTATTCTACCAAAATCAACAACAGCAGAATTTCCGCGCCTAAAGTATTGGCTTACGTGCAGACAAGACCGATCCCTGCTCTGTCTGTAGGGCTGGATATGCTTCATTCTTTCAAGCAAAACAGATTTGAGCCCAATGCTAAAACAGGATTATATGCTTATGGTGAAGGATATGTTCCTGAATATACTGTTTTCAATTTCAAATCAAGCTATGAAGTCAATAACAACTGGAGACTGTCATTAGGTATAGAAAACCTTTTCAATAAGGTGTATCAGCCTGCTATTTCCTGGTGGACAGCAAGAGACAGTGATTTTACAAATGCTCTTGGAATGCGCGGAACATTCATGATAGAATATAAATTTTAATTAATCCAAATAAAAAGTAAAGTATATCTTTGCTTTACTTTTACCTGCCTATGAAGAAAAAACATCATCATAAAAAGAAACCCGGCTTTTTTAAAAAATGGTCTGCCAAGCTGCATCTCTGGTTCGGACTGGGAATTGGCTTTCTGATCTTTATCATCTCTATTACCGGAGCATTATATGTTTTTAAAGATGAAGTGGAAAACATAACCCGTAAAGATGTTATTTATCATCATGAACAGAATATCGGACAGAAACAGGTTCTTCCTATCAGAGTAATGGAGAAAGCGGTGGCGGAACAGGTACAAGAAAAATATCCGATCCATTGGGTCAATGTTCCTATCGACAAAAAAATGTCTTACATGTTCTTCTGGTATGAGCATAATACGGATGCCTGGAATTATTTTGATGAATTTCCTATCTATAAGCAAGCCTATGTAAACCCATACACCGGAAAAGTACTGAGAGTGTATGATGAGAAAAACGGCTTCTTCAATATTGTAAAGATGATCCACTGGAGCTACCTTCTGAAGCAGGACTGGGGAACGTATGTAGTGGGAATTCCTGTTATTATTTTTATCATTATGCTGATTTCAGGAATTATTCTGTGGTGGCCAAAGAACAAAGCAGCCAGAAAGCAGCGTTTTGCCTTTAAATGGAAAAATATTAAAAGCTGGAAACGAAAAAACTATGATCTTCATAACGTACTGGGGTTTTATGCCTCAATTTTTGCTTTAATATTCTCTATTACAGGACTTTTCTATGCGTTTTTCGTGGTTCAGGCCATGATCTATGTAGTATTTTCCGGCGGAGAAACAAAGTATCCTGACTTCTCACATATTAAAACAAAAGCTCCCGTTGAGCTGAGAACAGAAGGTACACTGGACAAAATCATCAATACAGTTCAGGCCAAATATCCTGATTCTTATGGTTTTGCTATAGATTTGGGACATCCGCATATGGATGATCATGAACACCCTAACTTTGAGGTGTATGTAAAACACCTTTCTTATTCTTATCATAAAAGCAGCAGCTTGATCTTTGATGAAAACTCAGGAGAGCTTCTTCACACCCATGATCCGAAGGATAAAAACTTTGGAGAAAAGGTGGTGAGCGCCAATTATGATATTCATGTGGGCTCTATTTTAGGACTTCCTACCAAAATCATTGCATTTGTTGTAAGTATCATCTGTGCCTCTCTTCCGGTAACCGGATTTATGATCTGGTGGGGAAGAAAAAAGAAAAAAACGGTAAAAACTGTTTAACATATTAAATAAAACGGAGTTATTCGTCTATTAATACAATCTTTTTTATAATTTTAGCCCCTAGAATTTAATAATAGAAATGTCATTAATAGATTTATCAAAACAAGTTGCCCTTGGAGTTGACATCGGCGGAACCAATACTAAATTCGGAATCGTGAACCACCGTGGTGAAGTTCTGGATAAAGGAAATCTGAGAACGGATGCCTATGACAAAGTGGAAGATTTCATCGATGCCTTATATGAACATGTTCATCCTATGATGGAAAAGTACGGTACTGAAGCACATTTCGATGGAATCGGAGTAGGCGCACCGAACGCCAATTATTACAAAGGAACCATAGAGCTCGCTCCAAACCTTCCCTGGAAAGGTGTTATTCCTTTCGCCGAACTGATGAGGGCAAAATTCGGACTGCCTTGTACGGTGACCAATGACGCGAATGCTGCAGCATTGGGAGAAATGCTTTTCGGAGCCGCAAGAGGAATGAAAGATTTCATCATGATCACTCTGGGAACGGGAGTAGGCAGCGGAATTATTGCTAACGGAAGTTTAATCTATGGACATGACGGATTTGCCGGAGAATTGGGACATACGATTGTAAAACCTGGTGGTAGAAAACACTGGAGTACAGGCTCTGAAGGAAGTCTGGAAGCCTATGCCTCTGCTACGGGAATTACTATTACAGCAAAGAAAATGAGAGCTGAATTTCCGGAATCTATGCTGAACCAATACCCTGAAGATGCCATCAATTCTAAGACCGTATACGAATGTGCTGTTAAAGAAGATCCAATTGCGATTGAGGTTTTCAGATATACAGGTCAGAAGCTGGGTGAGGCGTTGGCTAATTTCGTTATGTTCTCTTCCCCTGAAGCGATTCTTCTTTTCGGAGGAGTCATTAAGGCCGGCGATTTTATTTTAAAGCCTGCCAAGCTTCATATGGAAAGAAACCTTCTTCCGATTTTCAGAAATAAAGTAAAATTGGTTTTCAGTGAGCTGGACGAAGCAGATGCAGCAATTCTTGGAGCAAGTGCTTTGGTTTGGGAAAAATAACTGAACCCCTTTTTTAAACAATATAAAGCATCCTTTTTAGGGTGCTTTTGTTTTTCCCACCGATTGTGCAGATTTTCACAGATGATTATGTTGTAGCTTTCTTGTGTTTTATTTGTGAAAATATTGGTGTTATTTGTGTTTAAAATAGTTGTTATCGTTATTATTGTAAAGTGTTTTCTTTTTCCCACAGATCGCACAGATTTTCACAGATGATTATGTTATAGTTTTCTTGTGCTTATTTGTGAAAGTATTCGTGTTATTGGTGTTTAAAATTAAAATGGGAGAATATTATTCATCCTAACTGAGATGCTTCGACTCCGCTCAGCATGACACCGCTAATACTACATGCTTTAAAAGACTGTTGACATTATCTCTTTCATCTTAAGCTCTTATATTCATCTATAAAAAAGCTTTATAATCGATTTGAAAATCATTTGTCGCATCTATCACTACAATTTAAGTTTACGACATAAAAATCATGTTCAAATGAAAAACTTTTTCCTATTTTTGATAAGCTTTTCCAAGATAAAGGGAGAGAAAATAAAATAATATAATTACCAACAATGGACAACAATAATTTTGAACAGATCACTTTCGGAGGTGGATGCTTCTGGTGTGTAGAAAGCTGTTTCAATATGCTGAAAGGGGTACAGTCTGCTATTTCAGGATATTCGGGAGGTCACAAAGATAATCCTACTTATCAGGAAGTCTGTACTGGAGAAACAGGACATGCAGAAGTGGTACAGATCACTTATGATCCGGCGGTTATTTCTTATGAACAGCTAATGGATGTATTTTTCTTTCTTCATGATCCAACCCAGCTAAACAGACAGGGAAATGATATCGGCACCCAATATCGTTCTGTCATTTATTATAAAGATGATGCTGAGAAAGCTAAAGCTGAACAAGCCATCAAAGTATCTCAGGAGTCAGGAAGATGGGCTGGAACTTATGTAACAGAATTAACTCCATTCGACAAGTTCTGGGCAGCAGAACAATATCATCAGGGATATTACAATGAGAACCCTACACAGCCTTATTGCAGCGCTGTAGTAGGCCCTAAGATCCAGAAATTCAAAAAGCATTTCGGGGAACTGGGAATGCTGAACGCAGAATAAAATATAATGCTTTTATTTGACTCAGGCAGATTGCTAGTATGTTGAATATCATTTAATAAAAAATATAAACAGACATCAGAAGCGAGGAGGAAATCTCTTCGCTTTTTGCTTGCGCAAAATGATAGGGTCTCAAAAAATTGTTTTACCCGTTGAGGAGTTCAGAATTTCTTTAACGAGTACCGGAAAGAAATGGTATAGATACAGGTTTTTGTACGAAGAAAATGAAGATAAAAGAAACAGCAGAAGAGTATTTATTCATCTTAATATAAGAAGGAGAATACCGGTATAGAGAGGAAATTGTTTTAATTGTACTCATTGCCCAAGAAGCTCATTCCGGCTTGGTGAGCTCAGGTTTTTCTCCGGAATATTTCATGATGATGTATTTCGTTGCCTTTCTTAATT of the Chryseobacterium aureum genome contains:
- a CDS encoding PepSY-associated TM helix domain-containing protein, coding for MKKKHHHKKKPGFFKKWSAKLHLWFGLGIGFLIFIISITGALYVFKDEVENITRKDVIYHHEQNIGQKQVLPIRVMEKAVAEQVQEKYPIHWVNVPIDKKMSYMFFWYEHNTDAWNYFDEFPIYKQAYVNPYTGKVLRVYDEKNGFFNIVKMIHWSYLLKQDWGTYVVGIPVIIFIIMLISGIILWWPKNKAARKQRFAFKWKNIKSWKRKNYDLHNVLGFYASIFALIFSITGLFYAFFVVQAMIYVVFSGGETKYPDFSHIKTKAPVELRTEGTLDKIINTVQAKYPDSYGFAIDLGHPHMDDHEHPNFEVYVKHLSYSYHKSSSLIFDENSGELLHTHDPKDKNFGEKVVSANYDIHVGSILGLPTKIIAFVVSIICASLPVTGFMIWWGRKKKKTVKTV
- a CDS encoding ROK family protein, whose protein sequence is MSLIDLSKQVALGVDIGGTNTKFGIVNHRGEVLDKGNLRTDAYDKVEDFIDALYEHVHPMMEKYGTEAHFDGIGVGAPNANYYKGTIELAPNLPWKGVIPFAELMRAKFGLPCTVTNDANAAALGEMLFGAARGMKDFIMITLGTGVGSGIIANGSLIYGHDGFAGELGHTIVKPGGRKHWSTGSEGSLEAYASATGITITAKKMRAEFPESMLNQYPEDAINSKTVYECAVKEDPIAIEVFRYTGQKLGEALANFVMFSSPEAILLFGGVIKAGDFILKPAKLHMERNLLPIFRNKVKLVFSELDEADAAILGASALVWEK
- the msrA gene encoding peptide-methionine (S)-S-oxide reductase MsrA; amino-acid sequence: MDNNNFEQITFGGGCFWCVESCFNMLKGVQSAISGYSGGHKDNPTYQEVCTGETGHAEVVQITYDPAVISYEQLMDVFFFLHDPTQLNRQGNDIGTQYRSVIYYKDDAEKAKAEQAIKVSQESGRWAGTYVTELTPFDKFWAAEQYHQGYYNENPTQPYCSAVVGPKIQKFKKHFGELGMLNAE